The following proteins are encoded in a genomic region of Eriocheir sinensis breed Jianghai 21 chromosome 55, ASM2467909v1, whole genome shotgun sequence:
- the LOC126984066 gene encoding probable G-protein coupled receptor 45, which translates to MNATDNQTRECNPLGVYGPGEPPVPASLLWAALVHCFCLIVIGTLGNALALWCVVTCRQTRREVKVLLFSVFLPALLVCLVTRPVIAEVRIALLTCDLHRVSKRVLKANSVVYVFLAQTEVASIAAVAVTRAVSVWAPHKPKLGLRGTVVLLTVICVYAALTGMVLLRMEATGALDEAWADTLITTLYFLDATVPALVTTVAYALIVFVIQRNKRRLAASQCQAREATMMDHATRAMLAVFISNLIFGIPHSIHHLMGKQPHYMKVIFHVLFSTHFMVDPLAFVWFNSGYRRRVGAKIMRVTQAISPLPSSVHPESASNHDHHHQHSSKHKQEEVKI; encoded by the exons ATGAATGCTACGGACAACCAGACCCGAGAGTGTAACCCGCTGGGCGTGTACGGCCCCGGGGAGCCGCCGGTGCCCGCGTCCCTGCTGTGGGCGGCGCTGGTCCACTGCTTCTGCCTCATCGTCATCGGCACTCTGG GTAACGCGCTGGCGCTGTGGTGTGTAGTGACGTGCAGGCAGACGCGGCGGGAGGTGAAGGTGCTGCTGTTCAGCGTGTTCCTGCCCGCCCTGCTGGTGTGTCTGGTGACCCGGCCAGTCATCGCGGAGGTCCGCATCGCCCTCCTCACGTGTGATTTACACAGAGTCTCGAAAAGAGTCCTCAAGGCCAACAGTGTCGTGTACGTCTTCCTGGCGCAAACAGAAGTGGCCTCCATTGCTGCCGTGGCCGTGACAAG GGCAGTGTCTGTGTGGGCGCCGCATAAGCCAAAGCTGGGGCTGCGAGGCACCGTCGTCTTGCTGACGGTGATATGTGTGTACGCGGCCCTCACCGGCATG GTCCTGCTGAGGATGGAGGCAACGGGCGCGCTAGACGAGGCGTGGGCGGACACGCTGATCACCACACTCTACTTCTTGGACGCCACAGTGCCGGCGCTCGTCACCACCGTCGCCTACGCCCTCATCGTGTTTGTC ATTCAGCGGAACAAGCGTCGCCTGGCCGCCAGTCAGTGCCAGGCGCGGGAAGCCACCATGATGGACCATGCCACGCGGGCCATGCTGGCGGTCTTCATCAGCAACTTGATCTTCGGCATTCCGCACTCCATCCACCACCTCATGGGCAAACAGCCGCACTACATGAAGGTCATATTTCACGTCCTCTTCTCGACGCACTTCATGGTGGATCCGCTGGCATTCGTGTGGTTCAACAGTGGCTACCGGAGGCGTGTCGGTGCTAAAATCATGAGAGTGACACAAGCCATTTCGCCCTTACCCTCGTCTGTTCACCCCGAGTCTGCCTccaaccatgaccaccaccaccaacactcctCTAAGCACAAGCAGGAAGAAGTCAAGATCTGA